One Ferrimicrobium sp. genomic region harbors:
- a CDS encoding GPW/gp25 family protein yields the protein MSDDRDRLLSEDPSFVGRGFHFPFGVDARGGISMSEGSLATDSAIRVILSTAPSERVMRPAFGCKIWDLLFEPVNANTLGLMSQAVRESIAQWEPRVEVEDVTTIVDAKEASLVHIHIRYRMRTTNDRRNLVYPFYTIPREEG from the coding sequence TTGAGTGATGATCGCGACCGCCTCTTGTCAGAGGACCCTTCTTTTGTTGGACGCGGTTTCCACTTCCCCTTCGGCGTGGATGCTCGCGGTGGAATCTCGATGTCGGAGGGTTCGCTGGCCACGGACAGCGCCATCCGGGTGATTCTCTCGACAGCTCCCAGTGAGCGAGTGATGCGACCGGCCTTTGGCTGCAAGATTTGGGATTTACTCTTTGAACCGGTCAATGCGAACACTCTTGGTCTTATGTCCCAAGCGGTGAGGGAGTCGATCGCGCAGTGGGAGCCGAGGGTGGAGGTGGAGGATGTGACAACCATCGTGGATGCAAAGGAAGCTAGTCTGGTCCATATCCACATTCGCTACCGCATGCGAACCACCAATGATCGTCGTAATCTTGTGTATCCCTTCTACACCATACCCAGAGAGGAGGGCTAG